Proteins from a genomic interval of Oncorhynchus clarkii lewisi isolate Uvic-CL-2024 chromosome 13, UVic_Ocla_1.0, whole genome shotgun sequence:
- the LOC139423587 gene encoding sodium/myo-inositol cotransporter 2-like, giving the protein MQDAPELNFESHSKGIRNHSLRIPVTFDPSMATTQGTTVPPSQSPGLGVPTLVTIDIVVLVVYFLLVLAVGLWSMWKTKRSTVDGYFLAGKSMTWWPVGTSLFASNVGSGHFMGLAGSGAAAGISAVAYEWNGMLMVLLLGWLFLPIYIASGVTTMPEYLQKRFGGKRIQLFIAILYLFIYIFTKISVDMYAGAVFIQQALQWNIYVAVVVLLLITALYTVTGGLAAVMYTDAAQTGIMLIGALTLMGFSFAEVGGWNALLEGYATAIPSVRVPNTTCGIPRDDAFHLFRDPVTSDLPWPGILLGMSIPSMWYWCSDQVIVQRSLSAKNLLHAKGGSLLAAYLKILPFFMMVLPGMISRILYPDEVACGDPEVCTEVCGNPVGCSDIAYAKLVMKLLPSGGLPRGMVIEGRCSPWGSGEAKVESCVLLNMTRQTTLLNTCQLNPEASRTNVSEEILFN; this is encoded by the exons atgcaggatgcacctgagctcaatttcgagtctcatagcaaagg AATACGCAATCACTCCCTGAGAATTCCAGTGACCTTTGACCCAAGTATGGCTACCACTCAGGGGACCACCGTGCCCCCCTCCCAATCCCCAGGTTTAGGTGTACCCACCCTGGTCACCATAGACATTGTGGTGCTCGTTGTCTACTTCCTCCTTGTACTGGCTGTGGGCCTCTGG TCCATGTGGAAAACCAAGCGGAGCACGGTGGATGGATACTTCCTGGCAGGAAAGAGCATGACCTGGTGGCCG gtgGGCACCTCTCTGTTTGCCAGTAATGTGGGTAGCGGCCACTTCATGGGCCTGGCAGGCTCAGGAGCTGCAGCGGGCATCAGTGCTGTGGCATATGAGTGGAAC GGGATGCTGATGGTGCTGCTCTTGGGTTGGCTTTTCCTGCCCATCTATATCGCTTCCGGG GTGACAACCATGCCTGAATACTTGCAGAAGCGATTCGGGGGGAAGCGAATACAATTATTCATAGCTATTTTGTATTTATTCATTTACATCTTCACAAAGATATCG gtggatATGTATGCTGGGGCAGTGTTTATTCAACAGGCCCTGCAATGGAACATCTATGTAGCTGTGGTGGTGCTTCTGCTCATCACTGCTCTCTACACTGTAACAG GTGGTCTGGCTGCTGTCATGTACACAGACGCTGCCCAGACTGGCATCATGTTGATAGGAGCACTCACCCTCATGGGCTTCA GTTTCGCTGAGGTGGGGGGCTGGAACGCCCTCCTAGAGGGGTATGCTACGGCCATCCCCTCTGTCCGTGTCCCTAACACCACATGTGGCATCCCCCGGGACGACGCCTTCCACCTGTTCCGTGAccctgtgacctctgacctgccCTGGCCGGGCATCCTCCTGGGCATGTCCATACCCTCCATGTGGTACTGGTGCTCAGATCAG GTGATAGTGCAGCGCTCCCTGTCTGCTAAGAACCTGCTCCATGCTAAAGGAGGCTCCCTGCTGGCTGCCTACCTCAAGATCCTGCCCTTCTTCATGATGGTCCTGCCCGGCATGATCAGCAGAATACTCTACCCAG ACGAGGTGGCGTGTGGTGACCCTGAGGTGTGTACTGAGGTGTGTGGGAACCCAGTGGGCTGTTCAGACATCGCCTACGCCAAACTGGTCATGAAGCTACTGCCCTCAG GAGGTCTACCCCGGGGGATGGTAATAGAGGGGAGGTG ctCCCCTTGGGGCtccggagaggcgaaggtcgagtcatgtgtcctcctaaacatgacccgccaaaccacgcttcttaacacctgccagcttaacccagaagccagccgcaccaatgtgtcggaggagatACTGTTCAACTGa